The nucleotide window CGCTGGCCTGCGCTCCGCGGCTCGAAGGGGTGGATTTCGAACTGCCCAAGACCAAGGACTCACCGGTCAGGCCCGACGACGTGGAAAAGGTTGTCCTGGTCGGCGTCGACGGCTCGGAGCAGGCGCGCATGGCCACACTCGTCGCGGCCGAGCAGGCCGCGCGCTGGGGCAGGCCGCTGCGTGTCATCTGCGCACTGCCGCCGTTCACCGGTTCGCTGGCCTGGGTACCCGCGCCGCTGGACCGGGAAGCGCTGTACGCGGACCTCAGGTCACAGCTGGACGCCGGCGTCGCCTGGCTGCGCAGCCACTTCCCCGGCCTGCAGATCAGCGGCGAGGTCCAGGACGGCTCTCCCGTGGAGCTGCTCATCGAAGCCACGCGGACGGCCGAACTGCTGGTAATGGGTACACGCGGACGCGGTGGATTTGCCGGTATGCTGCTCGGTTCCACCAGCCAGGGAGTCCTGCATCACGCGAAGGGCCCGGTCATGGTAGTCCCGGACGCCCATGATCCGCGGCTCGACGACCGCAGGAAATTCGGCCCGATGCCGGAGGAGTGATCCTCCCTGCTCGTAGCTCCCCCTGCTTAGGTCCAGCGCGCTCCGTACCCATGCAGTTTGCCGTACATGTAGCCGATGGGCGTGACGCGCAAGCCGTCGTTCGGGTTCATGGCGTGGACCACCTGGCCGCCGCCGATGTAGAGCGCCACGTGCCAGAAGTTTCCTTCGGTGCCCCAGAACACCAGATCACCGGGCTGCAGATTGCCCAGCGAAACCTTGTGCGGTGCCTGGTCGTACTGTGCCGTGGCCGTGCGCGGAATCCACTTGCCCGCCGTGCCGAAGGCCTGCTGTGTCAGACCGGAGCAGTCGAACCCCCACGGTCCGTTTCCGGCCCATTCGTAGAAGGACTTCTTGTTTGACGCCTTGGCGGTCGCGTAGTTGATCGCGGTCTGCGCCATGGAGTAATTCGGTGCGGGGGCGGGAGCCGGCTCCTGCTTCGGCGGAGCCGGTTTCGGCGAAGGCTTGGGTGCGGGTGCGGGTGCCGGTGCGGGTGCGCGTGGTGGCGCCGGGGCTGGCTCCGGCGCGCGTTCGGGCTCGGGCGCAGGTTCCGGTGCCCGGTCCGGTGCAGGTGCGGGAGCGGGAGCAGGTGGGGCAGGGGGAGCCTCCGGTGCGGAAGGCGCCGGTGAGGTGCTGGGCGCGGCGGGAGCCGGTGCCGCCGGAGCGGGCGTGATGCCGTCCGCGGCCGGAACGACCATCGCGGGTGTCTGCGCCGGGCTTCCGGTATTGCCGGAGGCCGGAATGTTGCCGGCTGCTGCTGGCTGCGCGGCTGCCTGACGTTCGGACTCGGCCACCAGAGCCGCGAACTGGCGTTGTTGCTCGGCTTCTTCCAGTGCAGCGATCCGCTGGTTCTCCTCGGCCACGCTGGTGCCGCGGAGTTCGGCCAGATGGTCCAGCAGGACCTGGCGCTGGACCTCCTGCTTGCTGACGAGCTGTTCGTGGGCCGTGCTGGCGGCCTTGGCGTTGGACTCCGCGGCCTTGGCCGCGGCAGCCGCGTCCTGGGCGGCTTCTTCGGCTTCCGAAACGTGGAGTTCCCAGGCTGTCCACAGCTGGGCTGCCTGCTGGGCGGAGGTCAGGGTTTGGAACCGGTTGTCGGACAGCGCACCAAGGGTCGAGGCCTTGTAGAGCACCTCGTCCGCATCGGCGCTGGCCAGCAGGGAGCCCAAACCCGGGTTGACGCCACCATTGCGGTACAGCTCTCCCGCCAGCTGGCCCACCTGATCCTGGACGGCTTCGAAATATTCACCGGCCTGCTTCGCCTTGCCGCGTGCGTCCTCCAGTTCGGAGGTCCGGTCCTGTTGGATGAGCAGGGCGGTGCTGTAGTTGTTCTGCGACTGCATCGTCTCGTAGCGGACGCTCTCCAGCTCCCCGCTGGCCGCGCGCAGCTGCTCTTCGATCCGTTCGACGAGTGCCTTCGTCGCATCGGCGTCCCCCTTGGCCGCCTCAATGTCCTTGTCGGACAGAGCGGGACTGGCGGGAATCTGCACTGCGGATACCGAAACCTGCGGCAGCTCCCCGGTGGGTGCTGCGGCGGCCGGAGGCAGGCCGGCCATGGCGAGTAAAGCGACAGTGGCAGCCGCCAGCGAAATGGTGCGCACCGGCGTCGTGCGTTTTGAACAGGCAGAGCGTCCTGGTGACATCCCCATGCGTTGCGGTCCCCTAGCTGCGAGTGTGCAGTGAATGCACACGTTCGGGAACGGTCGATCACGGGATCGAGGCGGTCTCGGGCCTCTCAAGAAGGCCGAACGGGAGACCGGGCTGCATTCACAACTCCTTGAGAATATGCATCCCTGGTCACTTTGGCAACATGAGTCCCAATCAAAACACTAGTAACAACCGTGTAGTTTTGCCTCATTTACGTCGGGCGTGTCGCAGCACAAGAAGTGCCTTTGCCGGGGAGATCCGCTGTGGACGGGCCGCCAGGAACCTTAGTCGTGGTGGCGGGTTTCGTGGTCGGCGTGGGAAAGCGGTTCGATCTGGAACGTGCAGTGTTCGGTGTCGAAATGGCTGCCCAGGCATCCGGAAAGCCGGTCCAGCACGCGGTCGATGCCCTCGGCATGAAGGGTCTCGTCGGCCACCACCACGTGTGCCGAAAACACCGGGACGCCGGACGTAATAGTCCAGATGTGGATGTCGTGGACGTCCACCACGCCGTCGGCGCTCATGATGTGCTCGCGGATGCTGGCCACGTCCACGTGCTTGGGCGTCGCCTCAAGCAGCACATTGACGACGTCGCGCAGCAGGCTCCAAGCGCGCGGCAGGATCATCACGGCGATCAGGATGGAGGCGAAGGTGTCCGCCTGGACGAAGCCGGTCAAGGCAATAACGACGGCGGCGGCAATCACCGCGACCGAGCCCAGCAGATCCCCGAGCACCTCCAGATAGGCGCCGCGGACGTTGAGGCTTTCCTTGTGCCCGCCCTGGAGGATCAGCAGGCAGACAAAATTTGCGACGGCGCCGAGCACGGCGGTGAGCAGCATCGCGCCGGTGTGGATCTCCGGCGTCTGCCCGAACCTGCGCAGCGCCTCCAGGAAAATGATGACCGCAATGACGATCAGCACCACGGCATTGGCCAGGGCCGCCAGGACTTCGGCGCGCTGGTAGCCGTAGGTGCGCTTGTCCGAGGGTGGCCGCGTGGCAATCCATGCGGCCATCAGGGCAATCGAGACACCTGCCGCGTCGGAAAGCATGTGGCCGGCGTCCGCCAGCAGCGCCAGGGAGCCGGAGATAAATGCGCCGATAACCTGGATGACCACCACGGCAAGGGTGATGGCCACCACCCAGATGAGCTTCTTGCGGTGCTTGGCGGTCGCGGTGCCGGAAGCGGGCAGGCCGTGACTGTGTCCGTGGCCGTGACCCATGCTCAGCCCCACCCCAACTCGTGCAGCCGCTCGTCCGCAATGCCGAAATGGTGGGCCACCTCGTGGATCACGGTGACCAGGACCTCGTGGATGACCTCGTCGCGGCTCTCGCACATCCGCAGGATCGGTCCGCGGAACACGAGGATCCGGTCCGGAAGCGAGCCGGCGTCCCACCATTGGTCCCGCTCCGTCAGGGGTGTCCCTTCGTAGAGGCCGAGCAGTTCCGTCTCGGGATCCTCCCACGGCTGCGGGGTGTATTCCTCCTCGACAAAGATGCCCACGTTGCTCATCTCGCGGGCGATCTTGTCCGGAATCTGATCGATCGCGTCGTTGACCGCGTCCTCGAAATCCGGCAGGGACATTTCCATCGGCACGTAACGACTCTACCTGTGCCAAAAACCCGTTTTGGAAAATCCGGATCTAGGCTCTATAGTTTTATGAGTCCACAGCGGGTAACAATCCGAAGTGGTCCTAAGGCCCCCATCGTCTAGCGGCCTAGGACACCGCCCTTTCACGGCGGCGGCACGGGTTCGAATCCCGTTGGGGGTACTCAGTAAGCTGATTTCCAGTCAGCAGAAGGTGGTCAAGACCGCTTCAAAAGACTGGTAAGATGAATGCTGGCAAAAAAGCAAGGCCCTGTAGCGCAGTTGGTTAGCGCGCCGCCCTGTCACGGCGGAGGTCGCGGGTTCGAGTCCCGTCAGGGTCGCTCTGGTTTTCTAGAGTGATTTAGAAAGTCAACGGTGATCATCGTCAGATGTTCCCAGGCTCTGTAGCTCAGTTGGTAGAGCGTTCGACTGAAAATCGAAAGGTCACCGGATCGACGCCGGTCGGAGCCACCACCTAGATCCCCGCCTTCTCCGAAGCGCGGGGTTCTTTCATTTAACGCCGCCCCGCCCCCGCCGCATTCGGGCCCCGGATCACCGGGGGTTGTCCGCACAGCACGGCTGAAACGTTCCCATGGTCTTCACAGAGTGGCCCGGTACCCTGTTTGCGTGGGTACGGCGCTATTTTCATTTGGGAGGGCAGGACTGTTCCTGGCGAAGGCCGCGGTCATCTTCACGGCGGCCGTAGTGGGACTGACTGCCTGCACCGCCTTCCCCCAGTCTCCGTCCGAGACCTCGGCCAGACTAACGTCGCCCGGAGTGGGCGAACCCGACTCATCGCTTGAAACGGAAACCGGACAGCCGCCGTCGTCCGCTTTCGGCTCTGGAACATCCGGCGACGGGGAAACCGGCCTGCGGGCCGGCGAAACGCCCCCGGACAACCCGGACAGTTCCAGCAGCGGTCCCGATGATTCCGCGCCGTCCAAGGACCCTGGCAAATGGGGAAGTTACGGCACCAGGACCGAAGCCTGCACGGCCGTGGCGGCCAAAGTCGCCGTCTTGATGCTGGCGCCGTTGAGCTTTATTGCGGGCGTGGATGAGGCGCGGCTGGACGAACTGCAGGCAGAGGTCGAGGATCTGCGGGACAAGGCGCCGGCCGAGTTGCACGACGAGCTGGACGACGTCGAAGCGGAGTTGGCCAAGCACGAGGACCTGACCGATTTTGACGACGAATCATTCCGGGAAGCGGTAGAGCCCATCCAGGAGTGGCTGAAGTCCAACTGCACCTTTTAATCGGGCGCTCCCGCCGTCGGCCATACGCGTTAGGCTTGCTTCAAGAGAACGCACGGCGATGGGAGAACAGGTGGAGAATCAGAATCCGGCAGGTCAACCGCCGGCGTACCAGCCCGCCATCCCCAACCCTGCCCTCCAGGAGCCGGCCTTGCACAACGTGGGTCCGGAGGCACCCGGCCGTACAACGATCTCGGATACTGCAGTAGCCAAGGTCGCCGCGGTGGCGGCACGCAGCGTCAGCGGTGTCTACGCACTGGGCTCGGGCACCGCCCGTGCACTGAGCGCGCTGCGCGATGCCGTGGGCGGCAGCGACATCGGCCAGGGGGTCCGCGTGGAGGTGGGGCAGACCCAGGTAGCCGTGGACATCAATCTGGTGGCCCAGTACGGTGTGCCGCTGCAGCAACTCGCGCAGAAGGTCCGTGCGGCGGTCTACAGTGCCGTGGAGCAGTTCGTCGGGCTGGATGTCATTGAAGTCAATGTGGAAATCAACGACGTTCACGTGCCCGGCCTCAATGACCCGAAAACGACGGCGGAGAAATCCGCCAGGCAGCCGGCACCGTGAGGGCCGTCGGAGAACCTGGAGGCAGGCCAAAAATGAGCAACACCGTAGTCGGCATGGGCGTGGGCGCAGCCCTGGCCTGGGCGGCACTGGTATTCGAATTCTGGGGCTTCCTGCTGATGGCCGTGTTCCTGGCTGTCGGCGCCCTGATCGGCCGTGCCGCAGACGGCAAACTCGATCTGCGCGGTGTCCGCGACGCGCTGACCGGACGCCGCTCCTCTTCATGACAGCCGCTGATGCCGCGGTCCCGGCCCGCGGAGCAGAGCGCCGGCTCGCCGGCCACAACCGCGTCAGCACGCAGGCCCTGACCAGCACCGCCCAGGGCGTGGCCGGGGAGGTCCTTGGCGTTTCCCCCGCGCTCATCCGGGCAAGCTGGCGGGACGACCAGGGCTATCTGGCGCTCTCGTTGGCCCTGCCGATCGGCATTCCTTCGCTGACCCGGGTCCTGCAGGACCCGCAGTTGGTGGCCGGCTTCGGCGGCTCGATCTGGGAACGGGTGCACGCGGCGAAAGGGGAAATCCTGGACCGCGTCACGCGCATCAGCGGGTCTACCCTGAGCCGGGTGGATATCCGCGTGACCGGAATCCGGATCCAGGACGGGGGCCGCGTCCGATGAGCGGCACCGACTACCGCGAAGACTATGACGGCCGGGCCAGCGCCTACGAGGCGGGGGACCGCTTCAACGACCGGCTGGCCCTGC belongs to Arthrobacter crystallopoietes and includes:
- a CDS encoding DUF2273 domain-containing protein — translated: MSNTVVGMGVGAALAWAALVFEFWGFLLMAVFLAVGALIGRAADGKLDLRGVRDALTGRRSSS
- a CDS encoding NlpC/P60 family protein, whose protein sequence is MGMSPGRSACSKRTTPVRTISLAAATVALLAMAGLPPAAAAPTGELPQVSVSAVQIPASPALSDKDIEAAKGDADATKALVERIEEQLRAASGELESVRYETMQSQNNYSTALLIQQDRTSELEDARGKAKQAGEYFEAVQDQVGQLAGELYRNGGVNPGLGSLLASADADEVLYKASTLGALSDNRFQTLTSAQQAAQLWTAWELHVSEAEEAAQDAAAAAKAAESNAKAASTAHEQLVSKQEVQRQVLLDHLAELRGTSVAEENQRIAALEEAEQQRQFAALVAESERQAAAQPAAAGNIPASGNTGSPAQTPAMVVPAADGITPAPAAPAPAAPSTSPAPSAPEAPPAPPAPAPAPAPDRAPEPAPEPERAPEPAPAPPRAPAPAPAPAPKPSPKPAPPKQEPAPAPAPNYSMAQTAINYATAKASNKKSFYEWAGNGPWGFDCSGLTQQAFGTAGKWIPRTATAQYDQAPHKVSLGNLQPGDLVFWGTEGNFWHVALYIGGGQVVHAMNPNDGLRVTPIGYMYGKLHGYGARWT
- a CDS encoding Asp23/Gls24 family envelope stress response protein, which codes for MENQNPAGQPPAYQPAIPNPALQEPALHNVGPEAPGRTTISDTAVAKVAAVAARSVSGVYALGSGTARALSALRDAVGGSDIGQGVRVEVGQTQVAVDINLVAQYGVPLQQLAQKVRAAVYSAVEQFVGLDVIEVNVEINDVHVPGLNDPKTTAEKSARQPAP
- a CDS encoding cation diffusion facilitator family transporter → MGHGHGHSHGLPASGTATAKHRKKLIWVVAITLAVVVIQVIGAFISGSLALLADAGHMLSDAAGVSIALMAAWIATRPPSDKRTYGYQRAEVLAALANAVVLIVIAVIIFLEALRRFGQTPEIHTGAMLLTAVLGAVANFVCLLILQGGHKESLNVRGAYLEVLGDLLGSVAVIAAAVVIALTGFVQADTFASILIAVMILPRAWSLLRDVVNVLLEATPKHVDVASIREHIMSADGVVDVHDIHIWTITSGVPVFSAHVVVADETLHAEGIDRVLDRLSGCLGSHFDTEHCTFQIEPLSHADHETRHHD
- a CDS encoding universal stress protein encodes the protein MTNATPGNASHGGTPRGIVVGVDGSDQSHCALVWAAQEAQKRRTPLHVVTAYTVPVFAASSMDAGYATLDDAVIREGAEAVLQQAVEKVDGYGVEVHATVETGDAAGVLLELSEEAELVVVGTRGRGGFMGRLLGSVSSAVPAHAHCPSVTIPLACAPRLEGVDFELPKTKDSPVRPDDVEKVVLVGVDGSEQARMATLVAAEQAARWGRPLRVICALPPFTGSLAWVPAPLDREALYADLRSQLDAGVAWLRSHFPGLQISGEVQDGSPVELLIEATRTAELLVMGTRGRGGFAGMLLGSTSQGVLHHAKGPVMVVPDAHDPRLDDRRKFGPMPEE
- a CDS encoding metallopeptidase family protein, whose product is MEMSLPDFEDAVNDAIDQIPDKIAREMSNVGIFVEEEYTPQPWEDPETELLGLYEGTPLTERDQWWDAGSLPDRILVFRGPILRMCESRDEVIHEVLVTVIHEVAHHFGIADERLHELGWG